The Pyrenophora tritici-repentis strain M4 chromosome 9, whole genome shotgun sequence sequence TCTCAAAAAAAAAGAAAGAAAAGCGCCCATCTACACCCACCTCTGCCACCTCTCCGTCTTCCTAAACTCCTTCTTATACCTCCCATACATCTCCGACCTCTTCCTCGCAGCCGTCGCATTCCTCGGCGGAATCCCATCCCAAGAAACCGCATACGTAGCCGTCATATGCGCAATCGCCCTTGTAAACTCGATCCACGCATCTAGGTTAAGGTTGTTAACCGTGTCGCCGTCCTCGTGGTAGTTGACATCGTAAGGAACACCCGCGCCACCACCGAACATCTCAGCCTCCTCTTCCGTCTTGATGCCCTCGGCGCCGCCAGCGATGCCACCAGCCGCGATACCGGCTTCCAGGAAGGGACCGTAGTCTGAGCGGCCGTCGAATTCTATCTCAGTGTGGTTGAGGCCGATGCTGTCGAAGTAGGCGGCGACTTCGTGCTCAGCTTCTGCGGAGCCGCTGGGGCCGGTCAGGTTGAAGGCTGAACCGTCGCCGTCGTAGATTTGGATAGCAAAATTTGGCGAAGCCATCATATCATAATCTAGCATCAAACGTATCTTGTCTCGCTCGTCTTGAGGGAGCTCGTGGACGTAGTATTCGGCCCCTAGGAGGCCAGCTTCTTCAGCAGTCCACCAACTGAAGCGAACAGCGTTGTTGACAGTGAAGTTTGTGAGCTGAATGGCAATCTCAAGGATAGACATGGATCCAGAACCGTTGTCGTTGATACCGGGGCCAGCGGTGACAGAGTCGGAGTGGCCGCTAACATGGATGACGTTGTCGTGGTCACCAGCCTTTGTTTCGGCGATGACATTGCGGGTGTTGTAGATCTTGGCATCGGTCATCATGTCGACTGTGATGTTGACGCCAGCCTGGATCTGTGCGAGCAAAGCCTCTCCTTGGCCCATGGTGATACCGGCGGTGGGAACGACCTCGCCCTTTGGAAACAGGACTTGGAGTGAATAGCCCTCAAGGGTGCCTTCGGCATTGTTCCATGCTACAACACCAACTGCGCCTTTGGCAGCTGCAATCTCGACTTTTTCGCCGTAGGAGCAGGTGCCACGCTTAATGAGAGCAACACAGCCTGCAAGAGACTCGGGGAAGTCGGCCTTTGCGATGTTAGGATTCTTCAAGCAGTGTGGGAAAGCAAACATACCTCCTCACAACCAAGGTTGGGAATAGCAACTAGCGGACCAGTTACGTTACCGCCAGGAGCCAGGGTAACAGCAAAAGCTTCAATGGTCTTGTTGTTTGCCATGAGCGTGGCGTTGGTACCGATGTTAAGCGGTACGTCCTGGGTGTAGACATTGTAGTAATCAGGGAAAGCTTCGAGTTGCCCTTTGATGTACTCTACAGTGTCTTCGTGGCCCTGACTTCCGATGACACGGTTCTTGCCTGGCGTGCTGTATGCGATCTCTTGGAGGATCTCAGCCTTGGCGAACAAGTTGTCAATGTGGAGAGCGTCGCGGAGAGATTGCTGTTGTACGTTAGACGAGAAGGTAGGACAGTCAGTAGACCATCATACCGAGTTGACGAGCGTCTTGTACTGGCGAGGCTGAAGAGCCGCCGCATCAACTGCTGCGACACATGCTGCAAGAGCAGCAATAGACTTTGACTTGAAACCAGCCATTGTGATTTTTGCCTTGAATGAGCTGTGGAGGAAGCAGTTCCTCTCGGTTTGCCGGCCATGTTGCGCAATTTATACATCCTCTTAGCCCATCTCGATGCTGCTGTGCCCACAAGTTGCACCAAGTCCGGGTCCAGGGACCGGGAAAGTCGCTCCTACTGACGTCTGCGTAAGCATGCCCTGCAGCTTACATTGGAAGTTCGCAGGCTGAGTTCATTGCGACCTGCTACATGTA is a genomic window containing:
- a CDS encoding leupeptin-inactivating enzyme 1 precursor, producing the protein MAGFKSKSIAALAACVAAVDAAALQPRQYKTLVNSQSLRDALHIDNLFAKAEILQEIAYSTPGKNRVIGSQGHEDTVEYIKGQLEAFPDYYNVYTQDVPLNIGTNATLMANNKTIEAFAVTLAPGGNVTGPLVAIPNLGCEEADFPESLAGCVALIKRGTCSYGEKVEIAAAKGAVGVVAWNNAEGTLEGYSLQVLFPKGEVVPTAGITMGQGEALLAQIQAGVNITVDMMTDAKIYNTRNVIAETKAGDHDNVIHVSGHSDSVTAGPGINDNGSGSMSILEIAIQLTNFTVNNAVRFSWWTAEEAGLLGAEYYVHELPQDERDKIRLMLDYDMMASPNFAIQIYDGDGSAFNLTGPSGSAEAEHEVAAYFDSIGLNHTEIEFDGRSDYGPFLEAGIAAGGIAGGAEGIKTEEEAEMFGGGAGVPYDVNYHEDGDTVNNLNLDAWIEFTRAIAHMTATYAVSWDGIPPRNATAARKRSEMYGRYKKEFRKTERWQRWV